The region TACGAGAACCTGGACAACCTGATTTTCGTGCTGAACGCTAACCTGCAGCGCCTGGACGGCCCGGTGCGCGCCAACTCCAAGGTGATCCAGGAGTTCGAGGCGCTGTTCCGCGGCGCAGGCTGGAACGTCATCAAGGTCATCTGGGACAGCAAGTGGGACGAACTGCTCCAGAAGGACTACAACGGCCACATCGTCAAGCGCTTCGAGGCGCTGGTGGACGGCGAATCGCAGCGTTACGCCGCTTTCGGGGGCAAGGAACTGCGCGAGCACTTCTTCAACACCCCCGAGCTCAAGGAACTGATCGCCGACTGGAGCGACGCCGACCTGGAGCTGCTTAACCGTGGCGGTCATGACGTGCACAAGGTGTACGCCGCCTACGCCAGCGCCATCAAGCACAAGGGCCGGCCCACCATCATCATCCCGCGCACCGTCAAGGGCTACGGCCTGGGCGAGACCGCGCAGGCCCGCAACGTCGCCCACCAGGTCAAGAAGCTGGAGTTTGACGCGCTGAAGAACCTGCGCGACCTGCTGGAACTGCCCCTGACCGACGAGCAGGTCGAGCACCTGGACTACTACCACCCGGGCGAGGACAGCCCGGAAGTGAAGTACGTACGAGAGCGCCGCGCCGCGCTGGGCGGTCCGATTCCTGCGCGCAAGGTGGAGTATCCCAAGCTGGACGTTCCTACTGGCGAGTTCTACGAGGAATTCAGCAAGGGCAGCGGCGAGCGCGCCGTGAGCACCACCATGGCCGCCGTCAGCATCCTGAGCAAGTTGCTGCGCGACAAGCAGATCGGCAAATACATCGTGCCGATCGTGCCGGACGAGGCGCGTACCTTCGGGATGGACGCCCTGGTGCCGCGCATTGGCATCTACAGCCCTCGCGGCCAGACCTACCGCCCGGTGGACTTCGGCTCGCTGATGGCCTACAAGGAAGCCAAGGACGGTCAGATGCTCGAAGAGGGCATCACCGAAGACGGCGCGATGTCCTCCTGGATTGCCGCTGGTACGGCCTATGCCCACCACGGCGTGCCGACCATCCCGTTCTACGTCTTCTACTCGATGTTCGGCATGCAGCGCATTGGGGACCTGGTGTGGGCCGCCGCTGACCAGCGCGCGCGCGGCTTCCTGCTGGGGGCCACTGCCGGGCGTACCACCCTGGCGGGCGAGGGACTGCAGCACCAGGACGGCAACAGCCAGCTGCAGGCCTACGTCGTGCCCAACCTCAAGGTCTATGATCCGGCTTTCGCCTACGAACTGGCTGTAATTTTCGAGACCGGTATCCAGCGCATGTACGTGGACGGCATCGACGAGTTCTATTACGTCACCATCGACAACGAGAACGAGCAGCAGCCCGCCATGCCCGACGATGGGCGCAGCCGCGAGGAAATCCGCGAGGGCATCATCCGCGGCCTCTACCGCTTCCAGTCGTCCGGGAACACGGGCGCCAAGCTGCGCGCACAGCTGCTGGCCGGCGGCCCGGCGATGGGCGCGGCGCAGGAAGCTGTCAAACTGCTAGGGAACTACGGTGTGGCAGCTGATCTGTGGAGCGTGACCAGCTACAAGGAACTGCATCAGGACGCCCTGCTGGCCCAGCGTCACAACATGCTGCACCCCCTGGAAGCCCCCCGCGTGCCCTACGTGGCGCAGCAGCTCAGCCAGGAAAACGCCCCCGGCGTCCTGATTTCGGTCAGCGACTACGTGAAGCTGGGTGCCGACGGCCTCAACGGTCACCTGGACCGCAAGCTGTGGACCCTGGGTACCGACGGCTTCGGCCGCAGCGAGGCGCGCGAGGAACTGCGCGACTTCTTCGAGGTGGACGCCCGGCACGTCGTGCTGGCCACCCTGTACGCCCTGCAGCGTGACGGTCAGGTCGCCGGCGACGTGGTGGCCAAGGCCATCGCTGACCTGGGCATCGACCCGGAGCGCGAAGCCCCGGTTCTCCGCTAAGCGTTAAGGCGAGCCCGCGTAGACGGGTGGGCCCGGACTGAAACAATAGACACCGCGCCCGCCCCCACCTTTTTTCCTGACCCATAAGGAGCCGTGAGCCATGGCGACCCAGCTGAACCTCCCCGACGTGGGGGACAACATCGAGAAAGGTACGGTCGTGACCGTGCTGATCAACCCGGGTGACACCGTCACCGAAGGCCAGCCGATCATTGAGATCGAGACCGACAAGGCCGTGGTCGAAGTACCGGCCAGTGCGTCAGGAACCGTAGAAGCCGTGAATGTGAAGGTCGGAGACACCGTGCCGGTGGGCGGCCTGATTGCCACGCTGGGGGGCGGAACTGCCTCTGGTGCCGCACCAGCCACCGCTGACGCAGGAGCCGCGAAGACTGGCAACCTGCCCGACAACGCCGCCGAGCCGGATTCCAGCACCGTAGCGGATCAGGCAGAAACGGCCCACCGTGTCGCAGCTGCCCAGGTGGAAAGCCAGAAGGAACAGGCGCATCAGGGTGGGGGGCAGGTGCCGGCAGCCAGTGCGCCAGCCCCGCAGCAGGCTGCACCGGCCGCTGGTGGCTCAGCCCAGCAGGTCACGCTGCCGGACGTTGGAGACAACATCGAGCAGGGCATCATCGTGTCCATTCTGGTCAACGTCGGGGACACGGTCACCGAGGGCCAGCCGGTGGTGGAACTGGAGACCGACAAGGCCGTGGTCGAGGTGCCTTCCAGTGCGGCCGGCACCGTTGAGGCTGTGAATGTGAAGGTCGGAGACCCGGTGCGGATCGGTGGCGTGCTGCTCACGCTGGCAGGAGGAGCTCCGGCAGCGGCGGCGCCCGCAGCTCAGGACAACGCACCAGCTCAGGCAGCTCCCGCCCAGTCCGCTCCTGCGCAGGACGCGCCGGCCACCGCCAGTCTCAGTAGCGAACGCCCCGCTGCAGCCAACAGTGCCAGTCTGCCGCCGGAACGCGCCCAGCCCGCCACCCAGCAGCCGGGAGCCGAGCGTCCCTACAACACCCAGTCCTACGACGGCCGCCAGCTCATTCCTGCGGCTCCCAGTGTGCGGCGCCTGGCGCGGGAACTGCGCGTGGACATTTATGAGGTGCAGGGCACCGGCATTGCCGGGCGCATCAGCGAGGAAGACGTGCGGCGCACCCTGGCTGGCACTCAGGGCCAGACGACTGCTGCTGCGTCGGCTGCTCCAGCGGCCCAGGCAGCTGCCGCGCCCCGCGCTGCTGCACCTGTGGCTCTGCCCAACTTCGAGAAGTGGGGTGGGGTGCGCCGCGAGGACATGAGCGGGATCCGCAAGGCCACCGTGCGCTCCATGACCGCCTCCTGGAGCACCATTCCCATGGTCACGCACTTCGACAAGGCCGACGTGACCCTGATGGAAGAAACCCGCAAGCGCTTCGCGGCGCGCGTGGAAAAGGCCGGCGGCAAGCTGACCATGACCCACATCCTGATGAAGGTCGTGGCCAATGCGCTGCACAAGTTCCCCAAGTTCGGCGCGAGCCTGGATCTGGCCGCCGAGCAGGTGGTGTACAAGGATTACGTGAACATCGGCGTGGCCGTGGACACCCCGGTGGGCCTGCTGGTCCCGGTCGTCAAGGACGCTGACCGCAAGAGCATCACCGACCTGGTGCTGGAACTCAGCGAACTGGCCGGGCGTGCCCGTGACCGCAAGCTCAAGCCTGACGAGATGCAGGGTGCGACCTTTACCATCAGCAACCTGGGAGGCATTGGCGGGCACGCCTTCACGCCCATCGTGAACTCGCCCGAGGTGGCCATCCTGGGAGTCTCACGCGGCGGCTTCGAGCCGGTGTGGAACAAGGAGACCAGCAGCTTCGAGCCTCGTAACATGCTGCCGGTCTCGCTGACCTACGATCACCGCCTGATCGACGGTGCGGACGCTGCCCGCTTCGTGCGCTTCATCTGCGAGTCGCTGGAAGATCCTTTCCTGATCTCGCTCTGAGCCACCCCTTCAGAAGGGCCCCGACTCGTAGAGGTCGGGGCCATCTTCATGGCCAGTCAGGCGGCCCAGCACGGCGACCTGCCGGGCCAGTGCCGTCAGTGTCCAGGCAAGGTCTGGCGGGTGGGCCCAATCATCCTGTGAAGGCACCTGTTCTTTCGCCAGAAGCCCGAGCTGCTCCAGCCCAAGCAGGGCAGCGCTCGCTTCCTGCCTGGAGAGCCCGGTGACTGTGAATGGCGTGCTGACCAGCAGAAACCCGGAAAAAGGATCGATAGGGTCGAGTCCCCGGAAATACTCGACAAACACACGAAGTTCACGGTCAGAGACGGCCTCGATCAGCCGGAGCGTCTGAAAGCGGTCGATCGTGGGAGTCACGTAAGACAGGGTGCAACTTGCCAGCGCGCGGGCAATAAAGCGCAGCTTGTCTTCGGATTCGGCCACCTCAGCGGCACGGACCGCCTGAACCACATTGGCCTCAAACGCATCCGAGCGCAGATAGGCGTGATCCACCTGCGCCGGGAAGGTCCTGAGAATCACGCCGAATTCCTCTTTCAGGTGCTGTGCCAGCCGCGCCGCCTGCTTCTGGTTGGCGTAGGCATACCAGCCCTGCAGGGACCCTGCGGGCAACCCAAGGGGTTCAAGGGTCTGCAGGACAGGAAGCAGCGGCTCCAGCGCGTTCATGTGCCCTGGCCTGACATGACCCGCCCAAAGTGGGTCTGGCCGATATACAGGTGAGCCTGCCAACCTGCCGCCCGCGCTGCTGCGACATTGTCAGCACTGTCGTCCCAGAACACGATCTGCTCCGGAGCCAGGGCCAGCCGCCGGGTCACTTCCGCATAGTATTCCGGGTCCGGCTTGCGGTAACCCACCGTGCAACTTGCGAACTCGCCGTCCACCACCTGATTCAGGCCGACTTCATGCAACA is a window of Deinococcus deserti VCD115 DNA encoding:
- the aceE gene encoding pyruvate dehydrogenase (acetyl-transferring), homodimeric type, whose product is MTKAALKSPPRAGLPPQERAALNSVETQEWLDSLAYVVANAGTRRAAELLEDLDHYAYFHGAPIEFKQTTPYINTIALEDQPEYPGDLELERKIRNIMRWNAVAMVVKANKKSEGIGGHLSTYASATELLEVGFNHFFRGHGAGQDRDLVFYQGHASPGVYARSFLEGRFDEARLNRFRRELSKEGEGLSSYPHPWLMPDYWEFPTVSMGLGPIQAIYQARFIKYLENRGLKPAGDAKVWAFLGDGEMDEPQSVGAIRFAAYENLDNLIFVLNANLQRLDGPVRANSKVIQEFEALFRGAGWNVIKVIWDSKWDELLQKDYNGHIVKRFEALVDGESQRYAAFGGKELREHFFNTPELKELIADWSDADLELLNRGGHDVHKVYAAYASAIKHKGRPTIIIPRTVKGYGLGETAQARNVAHQVKKLEFDALKNLRDLLELPLTDEQVEHLDYYHPGEDSPEVKYVRERRAALGGPIPARKVEYPKLDVPTGEFYEEFSKGSGERAVSTTMAAVSILSKLLRDKQIGKYIVPIVPDEARTFGMDALVPRIGIYSPRGQTYRPVDFGSLMAYKEAKDGQMLEEGITEDGAMSSWIAAGTAYAHHGVPTIPFYVFYSMFGMQRIGDLVWAAADQRARGFLLGATAGRTTLAGEGLQHQDGNSQLQAYVVPNLKVYDPAFAYELAVIFETGIQRMYVDGIDEFYYVTIDNENEQQPAMPDDGRSREEIREGIIRGLYRFQSSGNTGAKLRAQLLAGGPAMGAAQEAVKLLGNYGVAADLWSVTSYKELHQDALLAQRHNMLHPLEAPRVPYVAQQLSQENAPGVLISVSDYVKLGADGLNGHLDRKLWTLGTDGFGRSEAREELRDFFEVDARHVVLATLYALQRDGQVAGDVVAKAIADLGIDPEREAPVLR
- the aceF gene encoding dihydrolipoyllysine-residue acetyltransferase, producing MATQLNLPDVGDNIEKGTVVTVLINPGDTVTEGQPIIEIETDKAVVEVPASASGTVEAVNVKVGDTVPVGGLIATLGGGTASGAAPATADAGAAKTGNLPDNAAEPDSSTVADQAETAHRVAAAQVESQKEQAHQGGGQVPAASAPAPQQAAPAAGGSAQQVTLPDVGDNIEQGIIVSILVNVGDTVTEGQPVVELETDKAVVEVPSSAAGTVEAVNVKVGDPVRIGGVLLTLAGGAPAAAAPAAQDNAPAQAAPAQSAPAQDAPATASLSSERPAAANSASLPPERAQPATQQPGAERPYNTQSYDGRQLIPAAPSVRRLARELRVDIYEVQGTGIAGRISEEDVRRTLAGTQGQTTAAASAAPAAQAAAAPRAAAPVALPNFEKWGGVRREDMSGIRKATVRSMTASWSTIPMVTHFDKADVTLMEETRKRFAARVEKAGGKLTMTHILMKVVANALHKFPKFGASLDLAAEQVVYKDYVNIGVAVDTPVGLLVPVVKDADRKSITDLVLELSELAGRARDRKLKPDEMQGATFTISNLGGIGGHAFTPIVNSPEVAILGVSRGGFEPVWNKETSSFEPRNMLPVSLTYDHRLIDGADAARFVRFICESLEDPFLISL